A region of Scleropages formosus chromosome 2, fSclFor1.1, whole genome shotgun sequence DNA encodes the following proteins:
- the LOC108931424 gene encoding probable polypeptide N-acetylgalactosaminyltransferase 8, giving the protein MRTTWLRVLVLVLVTAAVLYIISIKREVRFHGKSLQQSQHREMNRNEEILRRLEQMENRIKRLAKSINPNTEKPGKADKEQKVVVSAKKLFPDSYLFKKWGNHLSSEDQREAEELFQRYGYNAFLSDRLPLNRKIPDTRDPRCKRREYPENLPTISVILIYLDEALSIIKRAIRSIIDRTPAKLLKEIILVDDNSSNEELKGSLDAYIGIIRKERPGLVKKVRHKEQMGLSQARISGWEVATGDVVAIFDAHIEVQVHWAEPLLTRIKMDRTLVLTPVFDKVNFDDLQVTLYYPAADGFDWAMWCAYDGFRPEWYQLNDKSQPGKSPSIMGILVVDRLFFGEIGLLDPGMKVYGGENVELAIRVWLCGGSIEVVPCSKVAHIERAHKPYQHDLSITMKRNALRVAEVWLDDYKKNVYVAWNLPLKDHGVDFGDVTERKKLREKLKCKPFQWYLDNVYPMLDPWNDLFGYGALKNDLRKDLCVDQGPLPGHTPIVYTCHYFTPQLCYYRTNGELYIGGIKSHKYEENRCLVDTGEMPGLYNCKEAKKKGFHMYWEFKQGEAIKNRETNRCLEVRLGTNAGYHLILQECSGQHWTIKHVITEQ; this is encoded by the exons ATGAGGACCACCTGGTTACGGGTGCTTGTCTTGGTGTTGGTCACAGCAGCTGTCCTCTACATCATCTCCATCAAAAGGGAGGTGCGATTCCATGGAAAAAGTCTGCAGCAATCTCAGCACAGAGAGATGAACAGAAATGAGGAGATCCTCAGGAGGCTGGAACAGATGGAGAATCGCATCAAGAGACTAG ctaAATCAATTAATCCTAACACTGAGAAACCCGGAAAGGCTGACAAGGAGCAGAAAGTGGTGGTTTCGGCAAAGAAGCTCTTTCCAGACTCTTATCTTTTCAAAAAATGGGGCAACCATCTCTCTAGCGAGGATCAGAGGGAAGCAGAGGAGCTTTTCCAGAGATACGGGTACAATGCTTTCCTTAGTGACAGACTGCCACTGAACAGAAAGATCCCTGACACAAGAGACCCCAG GTGTAAGAGGAGGGAATACCCTGAGAATCTCCCTACAATCAGTGTGATCCTAATTTACCTGGATGAAGCCCTGTCCATCATCAAGAGAGCCATTCGCAGCATCATTGACAGGACGCCAGCCAAACTGCTGAAGGAGATCATACTGGTGGACGACAACAGCTCCAACG AGGAATTAAAAGGCAGTTTGGATGCCTACATCGGCATCATCCGCAAGGAGCGTCCTGGTCTGGTGAAGAAAGTGAGACACAAGGAGCAGATGGGATTGAGCCAAGCCCGTATCTCAGGGTGGGAGGTGGCtacaggggatgtggtggctATTTTTGATGCTCATATTGAAGTCCAAGTACATTG GGCAGAACCGCTGCTGACTCGGATCAAAATGGATCGGACTTTGGTGCTGACACCTGTGTTTGACAAGGTGAATTTTGATGACCTGCAGGTCACTCTGTACTATCCAGCTGCAGATGGCTTTGACTGGGCTATGTGGTGTGCGTACGATGGCTTCAGACCAGAATGGTACCAGCTCAATGACAAATCGCAGCCTGGGAA GAGCCCATCTATCATGGGCATTCTTGTGGTTGACCGGCtgttttttggagaaattgGATTGCTGGATCCTGGAATGAAAGTCTACGGCGGTGAAAATGTAGAGCTAGCAATTAGG GTCTGGTTGTGTGGTGGCAGCATTGAGGTGGTGCCCTGCTCCAAAGTTGCTCACATAGAAAGGGCTCATAAACCCTACCAGCATGACCTCAGCATCACCATGAAGAGGAATGCACTGAGAGTGGCTGAGGTGTGGCTGGATGActacaagaaaaatgtttacgTTGCCTGGAACCTCCCGCTCAAG GATCATGGGGTAGACTTTGGTGATGTGACAGAGAGGAAGAAGCTGAGGGAAAAGCTGAAATGCAAGCCCTTTCAGTGGTATCTGGACAATGTATATCCCATGCTGGATCCTTGGAATGACCTCTTTGGCTATGGTGCT CTGAAGAATGACTTAAGAAAGGATCTTTGTGTTGATCAAGGACCCCTCCCTGGGCATACACCTATTGTGTATACATGCCACTACTTTACTCCTCAG TTATGTTACTACCGAACAAATGGGGAGCTCTATATTGGGGGCATCAAGTCACACAAGTATGAAGAGAATCGGTGTCTGGTGGATACTGGTGAAATGCCAGGGCTGTACAACTGCAAAGAGGCAAAGAAGAAAGGGTTCCATATGTACTGGGAATTCAAACAG GGAGAGGCAATAAAGAACAGAGAGACAAACAGATGCCTAGAGGTTCGCCTTGGCACCAACGCTGGCTATCACCTTATCCTTCAAGAATGCAGTGGGCAACACTGGACCATAAAGCATGTCATCACAGAACAATGA